A window of the Bacteroides thetaiotaomicron VPI-5482 genome harbors these coding sequences:
- a CDS encoding acyl-CoA thioesterase — protein MEEIVFHHALPIQLRFNDVDKFGHVNNTVYFSFYDLGKTEYFASVCPGVDWEKIGIVVVHIEANFVKQIFASDHIAVQTAVSEIGTKSFHLIQRVIDTETLEVKCICKSIMVTFDLEKHESMPLTEDWIEAICKFEGKDVRKKKN, from the coding sequence ATGGAAGAAATCGTATTTCATCATGCACTGCCTATCCAGTTGCGCTTCAACGACGTAGATAAATTCGGTCACGTCAACAACACTGTCTACTTTTCTTTCTATGACTTGGGGAAGACTGAATATTTCGCCTCCGTATGTCCGGGAGTGGACTGGGAAAAGATCGGCATAGTGGTCGTTCATATCGAAGCCAATTTTGTAAAGCAGATTTTCGCATCCGATCATATTGCCGTACAAACCGCCGTTTCTGAAATTGGAACCAAAAGCTTTCATCTCATCCAACGGGTGATCGACACGGAAACCCTAGAGGTGAAATGTATCTGCAAATCGATCATGGTAACTTTCGACCTGGAAAAACATGAGTCGATGCCGCTAACCGAAGACTGGATAGAGGCAATCTGCAAATTCGAAGGGAAGGACGTACGCAAGAAGAAAAACTGA
- the fmt gene encoding methionyl-tRNA formyltransferase, which produces MKKEDLRIVYMGTPDFAVEALRQLVEGGYNVVGVITMPDKPAGRGHKIQYSPVKQYALEQNLPLLQPEKLKDEAFVQALREWKADLQIVVAFRMLPEVVWNMPRLGTFNLHASLLPQYRGAAPINWAVINGDTETGITTFFLQHEIDTGKVIQQVRVPIADTDNVEVVHDKLMILGGKLVLETVDAILNDTVKPIAQEDMAVVGELRPAPKIFKETCRIDWNSPVKKVYDFIRGLSPYPAAWSELVSPEGEAVVMKIFESEKIYEAHQLPVGTVVTDGKKYIKVAVPDGFVSVLSLQLPGKKRLKTDELLRGFRLSDGYKMN; this is translated from the coding sequence ATGAAGAAAGAAGATTTAAGGATAGTTTATATGGGTACTCCCGATTTTGCGGTGGAGGCCCTGCGTCAGTTGGTAGAGGGTGGTTATAACGTGGTAGGCGTGATAACGATGCCCGATAAACCGGCCGGACGCGGACACAAAATTCAATATTCTCCTGTCAAGCAATATGCACTCGAACAGAACTTGCCGTTGCTGCAACCGGAGAAACTGAAGGATGAGGCTTTTGTGCAGGCACTTCGTGAGTGGAAAGCTGATCTTCAGATTGTGGTTGCTTTTCGTATGTTGCCGGAGGTGGTCTGGAATATGCCGCGGTTGGGTACTTTCAACCTGCACGCTTCGTTGCTTCCTCAGTATCGGGGTGCTGCTCCTATCAATTGGGCGGTTATCAACGGCGATACGGAGACTGGTATCACTACCTTCTTCCTGCAACACGAGATTGATACCGGAAAAGTGATTCAGCAAGTACGTGTCCCCATTGCCGACACGGATAATGTGGAAGTGGTGCACGATAAACTGATGATCCTCGGTGGTAAGCTGGTGCTCGAAACCGTGGATGCGATCTTGAATGATACGGTGAAACCAATTGCTCAGGAAGATATGGCAGTGGTGGGCGAACTACGTCCCGCTCCGAAGATATTTAAGGAGACTTGCCGGATTGACTGGAATTCTCCGGTGAAAAAGGTGTATGATTTCATTCGTGGTCTGTCGCCTTATCCTGCTGCATGGAGTGAGTTGGTCAGTCCGGAAGGAGAAGCGGTGGTGATGAAGATTTTTGAGAGCGAGAAGATTTATGAGGCACATCAGTTGCCTGTCGGAACAGTTGTGACGGATGGCAAGAAATATATAAAGGTGGCTGTGCCCGATGGATTTGTTTCTGTCCTCTCTTTGCAGCTTCCCGGCAAGAAACGTCTGAAGACCGATGAATTGCTTCGTGGATTCCGCTTGTCGGATGGATATAAAATGAATTGA
- a CDS encoding phosphodiester glycosidase family protein — protein MRRNLVGIIVLILLSVRVVNAQTVADSIAIVTAPWEVVMDENGIVHKRASIPFLYQGTQSINILEINPKTGKKIGIAFTGQLEKISRIARKHQAIGAINGSYFDMTKGNSVCFLKVGSQVVDTTSLDELKLRVTGAVYEKKGKVKLIPWDRQIEKNYKKNKGSVLASGPLMLKDGEYYDWSQCNANFIETKHPRSAICLTEEGKILFVTVDGRSPENAVGINIPELAHLLHVLGGKDALNLDGGGSTALWLSGAPEEGIVNFPCDNRNYDHQGERKVANFLYVH, from the coding sequence ATGAGAAGAAATCTTGTTGGTATCATTGTTCTAATCTTGTTGTCCGTTAGGGTAGTAAATGCACAGACTGTTGCTGACTCTATAGCAATAGTGACAGCTCCTTGGGAAGTGGTGATGGATGAAAATGGAATTGTACATAAGCGGGCTTCCATCCCTTTTCTTTATCAAGGCACTCAGTCCATTAATATATTGGAGATAAATCCGAAGACTGGCAAAAAGATCGGCATTGCCTTTACCGGACAATTGGAAAAAATAAGCCGGATTGCCCGGAAACATCAGGCCATCGGAGCCATCAACGGTTCCTATTTTGATATGACGAAAGGAAACTCCGTCTGTTTTCTGAAGGTGGGAAGTCAGGTTGTGGACACTACTTCGTTGGATGAATTGAAGTTGCGGGTGACAGGAGCAGTTTATGAGAAGAAAGGAAAAGTGAAGCTCATTCCTTGGGACAGGCAGATCGAGAAGAACTACAAGAAAAATAAAGGTTCTGTGTTAGCTTCTGGCCCGTTGATGCTGAAAGACGGGGAATACTATGACTGGAGTCAGTGCAATGCCAATTTTATAGAAACCAAACATCCGCGTAGTGCTATTTGTCTGACTGAAGAAGGAAAGATTCTGTTTGTTACTGTCGATGGGCGATCTCCGGAAAATGCTGTCGGAATCAACATTCCGGAACTGGCACATCTGCTTCATGTATTGGGTGGAAAAGATGCGCTGAATCTGGATGGAGGAGGTTCTACCGCCTTATGGCTGTCCGGTGCACCGGAAGAGGGAATTGTGAACTTTCCCTGTGATAACAGAAACTATGATCATCAAGGAGAGCGTAAAGTGGCAAACTTCCTTTATGTTCATTAA
- a CDS encoding ComEC/Rec2 family competence protein, giving the protein MNTASLHQYPYIRLIIPWIAGVFCGDWFFDQSTELFWSILNFGLFAGLCIALYFLKRRSLRWCFGISVFALCFAGGWLGITCQLKRTVYDFPEKEAVYRVRLTDTPETKERTLLCRVLLKELRDSSGVCPIGRKAILYLQKDSLFTLLKLGDKQLKIGDELLVSARIAPPANGGNFDEFDYARYLMRHGISGTGYVASGKWALWSPSIRYTAMFCQEKVINLYRKLGFEGDELAVLSALTVGEKTDLSDSIRESYSVSGASHVLALSGLHIGLLYALLFLLLKPLTRKWQAGRYFRSVLLLVLLWSFAFFTGLSPSVVRSVSMFSVLAIAELFGRQSLTLNTLAATAWVMLFVNPAWLFDVGFQLSFLAVLSILMIQKPVYQLLPVKSRIGKYVWGLMSVSIAAQIGTAPLVMLYFSRFSTHFLLTNLVVIPLVTVTLYAAVLMLLLTPLPAVQFVMAGAVRFLLKVLNDFVRWVEQLPYASLDGIWLYRLEVLGIYIFLLLFLYYLKTRRFRNLVVCFSCLLCLGIYHTVMRWYDRPCPSLVFYNVRGCPAIHCIAEDGTSWLNYADTLSDKRRLQAVAANYWRRHQLLPPIEVTADCQNVDFCRHQQIVFYHGYRICMVTDNRWRNKSAASPLFINYMYLCKGYNGRLEELTGLFSPSCILLDASLSDDRKQFFREECKRLHLHFITLSEEGSVRFLL; this is encoded by the coding sequence TTGAATACTGCCTCTTTACATCAGTATCCTTATATACGCCTGATTATCCCGTGGATAGCAGGCGTTTTTTGTGGAGATTGGTTCTTTGATCAATCGACGGAACTGTTTTGGAGTATTCTGAACTTTGGTCTCTTTGCCGGACTGTGCATTGCCCTCTATTTTCTGAAACGGCGTTCACTTCGGTGGTGTTTTGGAATATCTGTCTTTGCACTTTGTTTCGCAGGCGGGTGGCTAGGCATTACTTGTCAATTAAAACGAACGGTATATGACTTTCCGGAGAAGGAAGCGGTTTATCGGGTACGACTAACGGATACTCCGGAGACTAAAGAACGGACGTTGCTCTGTAGGGTATTGCTTAAAGAGCTGCGAGATTCGTCAGGGGTATGTCCGATAGGGCGAAAGGCTATTCTTTATTTGCAGAAAGATTCATTGTTTACTTTATTGAAACTGGGGGATAAACAATTAAAGATAGGAGATGAACTGCTGGTATCTGCCCGCATTGCTCCACCCGCTAACGGAGGAAACTTTGATGAGTTTGATTATGCCCGCTATTTGATGCGTCATGGCATTAGTGGAACGGGGTACGTAGCATCCGGGAAATGGGCGTTATGGTCACCATCTATCAGGTATACTGCGATGTTTTGTCAGGAAAAGGTGATAAACCTTTATCGGAAGCTGGGATTTGAAGGAGATGAACTGGCTGTGCTTTCAGCGTTGACCGTGGGTGAGAAGACCGATTTAAGTGACTCTATCCGTGAAAGTTATTCAGTATCCGGTGCCAGTCATGTCTTGGCTCTATCCGGCCTGCATATAGGGCTTTTGTATGCTTTGCTTTTCCTCCTTTTGAAACCTCTAACAAGGAAGTGGCAGGCAGGGCGATATTTCCGTTCCGTTCTGCTCCTTGTTTTATTATGGTCTTTTGCCTTTTTTACTGGTCTGTCGCCGTCTGTAGTCCGTTCGGTAAGTATGTTCTCGGTTTTGGCAATAGCGGAACTGTTCGGACGCCAATCATTGACTCTGAATACACTGGCTGCTACCGCATGGGTAATGCTGTTTGTCAATCCGGCTTGGTTGTTCGATGTTGGTTTTCAATTATCTTTTCTAGCTGTACTTTCTATTTTGATGATTCAGAAACCGGTCTATCAGTTGTTGCCTGTGAAGAGCAGGATAGGAAAATATGTTTGGGGATTGATGAGTGTATCGATAGCTGCGCAAATAGGAACTGCTCCGCTTGTAATGCTGTATTTCTCCCGTTTCTCCACTCATTTTCTGCTGACTAATTTAGTAGTCATACCTTTGGTGACTGTAACTTTGTATGCTGCCGTTCTTATGCTTCTTCTGACTCCACTGCCTGCCGTTCAGTTTGTTATGGCGGGAGCAGTCAGATTCCTGTTGAAAGTGCTGAATGATTTTGTCCGGTGGGTTGAGCAACTTCCTTATGCTTCCTTGGATGGTATCTGGCTTTATCGTCTGGAGGTGTTGGGCATCTACATTTTCTTGTTGCTTTTCCTTTATTATTTGAAGACCCGAAGGTTCAGGAATCTTGTTGTTTGCTTTTCCTGCCTGTTGTGTCTGGGCATTTATCACACGGTCATGCGCTGGTATGACCGTCCTTGTCCGAGCCTTGTATTTTACAATGTCCGTGGTTGTCCGGCGATTCATTGTATTGCTGAGGATGGGACTTCTTGGCTGAACTATGCCGATACCCTTTCTGATAAGCGCCGTTTGCAGGCTGTAGCGGCTAATTATTGGAGACGTCATCAACTTCTGCCTCCAATAGAAGTAACGGCTGATTGTCAGAACGTTGACTTCTGTCGTCATCAGCAGATTGTATTTTATCATGGCTACCGTATTTGTATGGTGACCGATAATCGATGGCGGAACAAATCTGCCGCTTCGCCGTTATTTATTAATTATATGTACTTATGCAAAGGCTATAACGGTCGTCTGGAAGAACTTACCGGACTCTTTTCTCCATCTTGTATCCTGTTGGATGCTTCCCTTTCCGATGATCGCAAACAGTTCTTCCGGGAGGAATGTAAGAGACTGCATCTGCATTTTATCACTCTGTCTGAAGAAGGTTCTGTGCGGTTTTTGCTCTAA
- a CDS encoding L-threonylcarbamoyladenylate synthase produces the protein MIEDIKKACQVMNEGGVILYPTDTVWGIGCDATNEEAVHRVYEIKKRADSKAMLVLVDSPVKVDFYVQDVPDVAWDLIEVADKPLTIIYSGARNLAPNLLAEDGSVGIRVTNEEFSRRLCQQFRKAIVSTSANISGQPGAANFTEISEEVKSAVDYIVSFRQDDMSRPKPSSIIKLDKGGVIKIIRE, from the coding sequence ATGATAGAAGATATTAAAAAAGCCTGTCAGGTGATGAATGAAGGAGGTGTCATCCTTTATCCCACCGATACCGTATGGGGCATAGGCTGCGACGCTACTAACGAAGAGGCTGTACACCGGGTGTATGAGATAAAAAAACGTGCCGATAGCAAGGCTATGCTGGTACTGGTAGACTCTCCTGTGAAGGTGGATTTTTATGTACAGGATGTCCCCGATGTGGCATGGGACCTGATAGAAGTAGCCGACAAACCATTGACTATTATTTATTCCGGTGCACGGAATTTGGCCCCGAACCTGCTGGCGGAAGATGGCAGCGTGGGTATCCGGGTGACCAATGAAGAATTCTCCAGACGACTTTGTCAGCAATTTCGTAAAGCCATTGTTTCCACTTCTGCCAATATCAGCGGACAGCCGGGAGCGGCCAACTTTACTGAGATCAGCGAAGAAGTCAAGTCGGCAGTGGACTATATAGTCAGTTTCCGACAGGATGATATGAGCCGTCCCAAGCCCTCAAGTATTATAAAGTTAGATAAAGGCGGAGTGATCAAGATAATTCGTGAATAG
- a CDS encoding DHH family phosphoesterase: MLTKVIEQAKIDHFTKWFERADKIVIVSHVSPDGDAIGSSLGLYHFLDSQEKTVNVIVPNAFPDFLRWMPGSKDILLYDRYKDFADKLIAEADVICCLDFNALKRIDEMADAVAASPARKVMIDHHLYPEEFCKITMSYPKISSTSELIFRLICRMGYFSDISKEGAECIYTGMMTDTGGFTYNSNNREIYFIISELLSKGIDKDDIYRKVYNTYSESRLRLMGYVLSNMVVYSDYNAALISLTKEEQSKFDYIKGDSEGFVNIPLTIKNVCFSCFLREDTEKPMIKISLRSVGTFPCNQLAAEFFNGGGHLNASGGEFFGTIEEAKAVFEQALEKYKPLLTAKS, from the coding sequence ATGTTGACTAAAGTAATAGAACAGGCAAAAATCGACCACTTTACCAAGTGGTTTGAGCGCGCTGACAAAATAGTAATCGTTTCTCATGTGTCGCCCGACGGTGATGCTATCGGCTCTTCACTGGGGCTTTATCACTTCCTGGATTCACAGGAGAAGACAGTAAATGTAATTGTTCCTAACGCTTTCCCCGATTTCCTCCGCTGGATGCCGGGCAGCAAGGATATCCTTTTGTATGACCGCTATAAGGACTTTGCGGACAAATTGATTGCCGAAGCTGATGTGATTTGCTGTCTGGACTTTAATGCCTTAAAGCGTATTGATGAGATGGCGGATGCCGTGGCAGCTTCTCCGGCACGCAAAGTGATGATCGACCATCATCTTTATCCCGAAGAATTCTGTAAGATTACCATGTCTTATCCTAAGATATCTTCCACTTCAGAATTGATATTTCGTCTGATTTGCCGTATGGGGTACTTTAGTGATATCTCAAAGGAAGGAGCAGAATGTATCTATACCGGTATGATGACGGATACAGGTGGCTTTACCTACAATTCCAACAATCGCGAGATTTATTTTATCATCAGCGAACTCCTTTCCAAAGGGATTGATAAAGATGATATCTACCGTAAAGTATACAATACATATTCAGAGAGCCGCCTGCGTCTGATGGGGTATGTGTTGTCAAATATGGTGGTTTACTCAGATTACAATGCCGCATTGATATCGCTGACAAAGGAAGAACAAAGTAAGTTTGACTATATAAAAGGTGACAGCGAAGGGTTTGTGAATATTCCCCTTACCATTAAGAACGTATGTTTCTCCTGTTTCTTGCGGGAAGATACGGAAAAGCCGATGATTAAGATTTCGCTCCGTTCGGTCGGTACTTTCCCATGCAATCAGCTTGCAGCTGAATTCTTTAACGGAGGCGGTCATCTGAATGCTTCGGGCGGTGAATTTTTCGGAACGATAGAGGAGGCGAAAGCCGTTTTCGAACAGGCACTGGAGAAATATAAACCTTTGTTGACAGCCAAAAGCTAA
- a CDS encoding chloride channel protein, with product MKREERQSLLQRCIKWREANIKEKQFILILSFLVGIFTAIAALFLKFLIHQIQNFLTNNFNATSANYLYLVYPVIGIFLAGWFVRNIVKDDISHGVTKILYAISRRQGRIKRHNIWSSTIASAITIGFGGSVGAEAPIVLTGSAIGSNLGSVFKMEHRTLMLLVGCGAAGAIAGIFKAPIAGLVFTLEVLMIDLTMSSLLPLLISAVTAATVSYITTGTEAMFKFNLDQAFELERIPYVILLGIFCGLISLYFTRAMNSIEGVFGKLKNPYQKLAFGGVMLSVLIFLFPPLYGEGYDTIELLLNGTSAAEWDTVMNNSMFYGYGNLLQVYLMLIILLKVFASSATNGGGGCGGIFAPSLYLGCIAGFVFSHFSNDFAFSAYLPEKNFALMGMAGVMSGVMHAPLTGVFLIAELTGGYDLFLPLMIVSVSSYLTIIAFEPHSIYSMRLAKRGQLLTHHKDKAVLTLMKMENVVEKDFVAVHPEMDLGELVKAIAASHRNMFPVTDKKTGELLGIVLLDDIRNIMFRQELYHRFTVNKLMTSAPAKIFDTDGMEQVMQTFDDTKAWNLPVVDEEGRYQGFVSKSKIFNSYRQVLVHFSED from the coding sequence ATGAAAAGAGAGGAGAGACAGAGTTTACTACAGCGTTGCATCAAATGGCGGGAAGCTAATATTAAGGAAAAGCAGTTTATCCTGATATTGAGCTTTCTGGTCGGGATCTTCACTGCGATTGCCGCTTTATTTTTGAAGTTCCTTATTCATCAGATACAGAATTTTCTGACAAACAACTTTAATGCGACATCGGCCAACTATTTGTATTTGGTATATCCGGTGATCGGTATTTTCCTGGCGGGATGGTTTGTGCGTAATATCGTGAAGGATGACATCAGTCATGGTGTTACCAAGATCCTGTATGCGATTTCGCGTCGTCAGGGACGTATCAAACGACATAATATCTGGTCGTCTACAATTGCCAGTGCCATCACGATCGGCTTCGGTGGATCGGTTGGAGCGGAGGCACCGATTGTGTTGACGGGTTCGGCCATCGGCTCCAATCTGGGAAGTGTTTTCAAGATGGAACACCGCACGTTGATGCTGCTCGTCGGCTGTGGCGCGGCAGGGGCGATTGCGGGAATCTTTAAGGCCCCGATTGCCGGACTGGTATTTACGCTGGAAGTGCTGATGATCGACCTTACGATGTCTTCTCTGCTTCCTTTGCTGATTTCCGCCGTGACTGCGGCAACTGTTTCCTATATCACAACCGGAACGGAGGCTATGTTCAAGTTCAACCTCGACCAGGCTTTCGAACTGGAACGTATCCCTTACGTGATCTTGCTGGGAATCTTCTGCGGACTGATTTCTCTCTACTTCACACGGGCGATGAACTCCATAGAAGGGGTATTCGGAAAACTCAAGAACCCTTATCAGAAACTTGCTTTTGGCGGTGTGATGCTGAGTGTGCTGATTTTCCTTTTTCCTCCGCTCTACGGTGAAGGCTATGATACAATCGAACTTCTGCTGAACGGAACTTCGGCAGCGGAATGGGACACGGTTATGAACAACTCTATGTTCTACGGCTATGGTAATCTGTTGCAGGTTTATCTGATGCTGATTATCTTGCTGAAAGTGTTTGCTTCCAGTGCGACGAACGGTGGCGGCGGGTGTGGTGGTATTTTCGCTCCTTCGCTTTATCTGGGGTGTATTGCCGGATTCGTGTTTTCTCATTTCAGCAATGACTTTGCCTTTTCCGCCTATCTGCCCGAAAAGAATTTCGCCTTGATGGGAATGGCGGGTGTTATGAGTGGGGTTATGCACGCTCCGTTGACAGGAGTGTTCCTGATAGCCGAGCTGACTGGAGGTTACGATTTGTTCCTGCCGTTGATGATTGTGTCTGTCAGTTCTTATTTAACGATTATAGCTTTCGAGCCTCATAGTATTTACTCCATGCGTCTTGCCAAGCGCGGTCAACTCCTCACACATCATAAGGATAAGGCAGTGCTGACCTTGATGAAGATGGAGAATGTGGTGGAGAAAGATTTTGTAGCCGTGCATCCGGAAATGGACTTGGGAGAGTTGGTAAAAGCCATTGCCGCTTCCCACCGTAATATGTTTCCGGTGACGGATAAAAAGACCGGCGAATTGTTGGGAATTGTCCTGCTCGACGATATCCGCAACATCATGTTCCGGCAAGAACTTTATCACCGTTTTACTGTTAATAAATTAATGACATCTGCTCCTGCCAAGATATTCGATACGGATGGAATGGAACAAGTGATGCAGACGTTTGATGATACCAAAGCATGGAATCTGCCGGTAGTGGACGAAGAAGGACGATATCAGGGATTTGTCTCCAAATCAAAGATATTTAACTCATACCGCCAAGTACTGGTACATTTTTCTGAAGATTGA
- the rpe gene encoding ribulose-phosphate 3-epimerase, with amino-acid sequence MKPIISPSILSADFGYLARDIEMINRSEAEWVHIDIMDGVFVPNISFGFPVLKYVAKLTDKPLDVHLMIVNPEKFIPEVKALGAHTMNVHYEACTHLHRVIQQIKEAGMQPAVTINPATPVALLQDIIQDVYMVLIMSVNPGFGGQKFIEHSVEKVRELRALIERAGSKALIEVDGGVNLETGARLVEAGADVLVAGNAVFGAPDPEEMIRQLHKL; translated from the coding sequence ATGAAACCGATTATTTCTCCTTCCATCCTTTCTGCCGACTTTGGTTATCTGGCGAGAGATATTGAAATGATAAACCGCAGCGAAGCGGAGTGGGTACATATTGATATAATGGATGGAGTATTTGTTCCTAATATTTCATTCGGCTTCCCGGTGTTGAAGTATGTAGCAAAGTTGACGGACAAACCGTTGGATGTACATCTGATGATAGTCAATCCGGAGAAGTTTATCCCTGAAGTGAAAGCGTTGGGCGCACATACGATGAATGTTCACTATGAGGCTTGTACGCATCTTCATCGGGTGATTCAGCAAATCAAAGAAGCTGGAATGCAGCCGGCAGTGACAATCAATCCGGCAACTCCTGTTGCTTTATTGCAGGATATCATTCAGGATGTGTATATGGTACTTATCATGAGTGTGAATCCGGGTTTTGGCGGGCAGAAGTTCATTGAGCATTCTGTAGAGAAAGTCCGTGAATTGCGTGCTTTAATAGAACGGGCCGGTTCAAAAGCATTGATTGAAGTGGATGGAGGTGTGAATTTGGAAACGGGTGCCCGACTGGTGGAAGCTGGAGCGGATGTGCTGGTAGCCGGCAATGCTGTCTTCGGAGCACCGGACCCGGAAGAGATGATCCGCCAGTTACACAAGTTGTAA
- the recJ gene encoding single-stranded-DNA-specific exonuclease RecJ, producing the protein MNHKWNYQPITPEQAETSQTLAQELGISPILGQLLVQRGITKAGDAKKFFRPQLPDLHDPFLMKDMDIAVERLNKAMGKKERILIYGDYDVDGTTAVALVYKFIQQFYSNIDYYIPDRYNEGYGISKKGVDYASETGVGLIIVLDCGIKAVEEITYAKEKGIDFIICDHHVPDDILPPAVAILNAKRLDNTYPYTHLSGCGVGFKFMQAFAINNGIEFHHLIPLLDLVAVSIASDIVPIMGENRILAYHGLKQLNSNPSVGMKAIIDVCGLSEKEITVSDIVFKIGPRINASGRIQNGKEAVDLLTEKDFSAALEKAGQINQYNETRKDLDKSMTEEANNIVANLEGLSERRSIVLYNEEWHKGVIGIVASRLTEVYYRPAVVLTRTDDMATGSARSVSGFDVYKAIEHCRDLLENFGGHTYAAGLSMKVENVEAFTRRFEEYVSQHILPEQTSAVINIDAEIDFRDITSKFFNDLKKFNPFGPDNIKPIFCTHHVYDYGTSKVVGRDQEHIKLELVDNKSNNVMNGIAFGQSSHVRYIKTKRSFDICYTIEENTHKRGEVQLQIEDIKPIE; encoded by the coding sequence ATGAATCACAAATGGAATTATCAACCCATTACACCCGAACAGGCAGAGACAAGCCAGACATTGGCCCAGGAATTAGGCATTAGCCCGATACTTGGACAACTTTTGGTGCAGCGGGGAATAACGAAGGCAGGAGATGCCAAGAAGTTTTTCCGCCCGCAATTGCCCGACCTGCACGATCCGTTCCTGATGAAGGACATGGACATTGCAGTAGAACGTCTGAACAAGGCGATGGGAAAGAAAGAGCGTATTCTGATTTATGGAGATTATGATGTAGACGGTACTACTGCCGTAGCATTGGTCTACAAGTTTATTCAACAGTTCTATTCGAACATTGACTATTACATACCCGACCGCTACAACGAAGGGTATGGCATTTCTAAAAAAGGAGTTGACTATGCCTCAGAGACTGGCGTAGGATTAATCATCGTACTCGACTGCGGAATCAAAGCAGTGGAGGAAATAACGTATGCGAAAGAAAAGGGAATCGACTTTATCATCTGCGACCATCATGTGCCGGACGATATCCTCCCCCCTGCCGTCGCAATCCTGAATGCCAAACGCCTGGACAACACTTATCCATACACCCACCTTTCCGGTTGCGGAGTTGGTTTTAAGTTTATGCAGGCATTTGCTATCAACAATGGTATTGAATTTCATCATCTGATTCCATTGCTCGACCTCGTAGCGGTGAGCATTGCATCGGACATCGTCCCGATCATGGGCGAAAACCGTATTCTCGCCTATCACGGCCTGAAGCAACTGAACAGCAACCCCAGCGTCGGCATGAAAGCCATCATCGATGTATGCGGACTCTCCGAAAAGGAGATCACCGTCAGCGATATCGTGTTCAAAATCGGACCACGTATCAACGCATCGGGACGCATCCAGAACGGTAAGGAAGCGGTGGACCTCCTCACAGAGAAGGACTTTTCTGCCGCACTGGAGAAAGCGGGACAGATCAATCAGTACAACGAAACCCGGAAAGACCTCGACAAGAGCATGACAGAAGAAGCTAACAATATTGTGGCCAATCTGGAAGGGCTGTCCGAACGCCGTTCCATCGTGCTTTATAATGAGGAATGGCACAAAGGTGTCATCGGCATCGTAGCATCCCGTCTGACAGAAGTTTACTACCGCCCGGCAGTAGTACTCACACGGACGGATGATATGGCCACCGGTTCCGCACGTTCCGTCTCCGGATTTGATGTGTACAAAGCGATTGAACATTGCCGCGACCTGTTGGAGAACTTCGGCGGACATACCTATGCAGCGGGGTTATCCATGAAAGTGGAGAATGTGGAAGCCTTTACCCGACGATTCGAAGAATATGTGTCACAACATATTCTGCCGGAACAAACCAGCGCCGTCATCAATATAGATGCGGAGATCGACTTCAGAGACATCACATCGAAATTCTTCAATGACCTGAAGAAATTCAACCCTTTCGGTCCGGACAATATCAAACCGATCTTCTGTACGCATCACGTCTATGACTACGGAACCAGCAAAGTAGTGGGACGCGATCAGGAACATATCAAGCTGGAACTGGTTGACAACAAGTCGAATAACGTCATGAACGGCATCGCATTCGGACAGAGTTCTCATGTGCGCTATATCAAGACGAAGCGTTCATTCGACATCTGCTATACGATCGAGGAGAACACGCACAAGCGTGGCGAAGTCCAACTTCAAATCGAGGATATAAAGCCGATTGAATAA